The Streptomyces sp. DH-12 genome includes the window GACATCGACTGGACGGTGTCGGTGGACTCCACCGTCGTGCGGGCTCACCAGCATGCGGCCGGAGCACGCAAAAAGGGGCGGTCCGTCCCGGCGAGCCCGCCGATCACGCACTCGGACGCTCCCGCGGCGGACTGACCACCAAGGTCCACCTGGCCGCGGACGGCGGTGCACGGCCGCTGGCCTTCACCGTCACCGCAGGCCAGGCCGGTGACGCACCCGCTTTCGGAAGACGGACAGCGGCCTACGCCGTCAGCAACGACAGCGTCTGGTTGGCTGATGCCAGCTCCGTGGGAGATCGAACCGTGCCGCTGATCCTGTTGGGCAGTAGAGTGCAACAGTGCGCCATACCGAGCCCATGCTGCTGCACGCCTTCGACGCATCTCAGTTGACTGAGTCTCAATGTGGCTTGTTGGGAAGGGTTCTGCACGCTCTTGACCCCCAGGCGCTGGCAGGGGAGCACGCCTCGGCCTCGAACAGTGCCCTGCTGGCGCTGACCAGGGCACGCGCCGGTCTGGCAGGCAGCGCTGCGGACGGCCAGCCGCAGCCCGAGCTGCTGCAGCGCGTGATCCGGTCGGCTCTGGCCTGTGCGAGACAGGCCGAGGGGGCTTTCCAGCACGGCGGCGGGCACACCCTGTTCCAGCAGGCTGAGACGTTTCTGACGGCTGCCGATACAGACCTGACCGCGCATCTTCGGACCCGTCGGCGTCCATTGGCGCCCCTGCCCTCGGCCGGACATCTGGCCGCAGGGCTTGACGCTCTCTTCCCGTCCCTGGTCACGGCAGTGCAGGACTGGGTAGTACGGCTGTGGTCACAACCGCCAGCCGACTACACACTGCAGGACACGATGCAGGGCGAACTGGCAGTGCTGCTTGCCCTCCAGGGACGTGACGAGGAACGTCTGGCCATCGACCTGCAGTCGTTGCTCATGCAGGGCCCCGTGCATGTCCAGCAGATCATGGACGTGCTCTGGCCAGCCCCCCAGAAACGAGTCCTCACGCTTCTTGTCCAGGGAGCCAGAAAGCTGATGAACCTGGAAGATTTACTTCCGGGCAGTCGCCAATGGGGGCTTGTCGACCATCAGCCCGTCGGGGACAGCAGCGCACCGCAGACAGTGACAGACTTCGCACGCTGGGTGGGACCGCTGGGCAGCCACGCGCTGATCGTCCAGTTTCCTGTCACGGCAGCCGACATCCTCAGCTCCGTCGTCCTGGGGCGCCGCGAACTCAGCCAGGCTCTCGACCAGTACGCAGCAGGAGAGCGTCTCGTCGAGTTGCGCATCGCGGAGCCCTGGATGATCCGCACCGCGAACGGCAAGTCCCAACGGGGCACTTCCACTACGCCAACGGCCAAGCACGTCTACCCGCTCACAAAGCATCAGCCGCACGAGTTGCTGCCCGCCATGCGCGCGGTAAGCCTTGCGCGCCGCGTTGACGCCCCGATGACAAGCGCGGCCCTGTCCTGGAGCGCCCTGGAGTCCACCGGACTCACACCCAAGCAGGCGGGCCCTCTGGCGAAGGCCTGCGCGCTGCAGACTCTCCGCCAGCAGATCATCTCCCTGCATCCCCTGCTGGTCATGGGCGCCAGGGCTCGCCTCAACCAGCATCAGATCAGAGTCCAGGCGGCTCGCGGGCAATTGAAGCGGCACGAGCGCGCTGTTCACGACAGCAGCCAGTCCGATTCTGCGGCAGCCCTGGCTGCTGCCGCACAACATCGGCAACTGGCCTCACAGGCCGCAGCGATACTAGCTCAGGAGGAGACTGCCCACCTGGAAGCAAAGCAGAACGTGAGGGCTTGGGAAGACGCCCTGCGCCAACATGTCCCCACTCCGCCACAGCAGGAGGACTACCTCCTCGACATCGGCTGTTGGCTACAGATGCTGACACCACCGCGCGCCAACGACCCTGCTCAGCTGCGCGCGGCCCGGGACGCCGTCGACTCGCTCAGTGCGTTCACTGGCGGTCACAGTGCTACACGGCTGCGTCTGTGGCGAGTGCGCCTGGCCGACCCGTCCGCGCTCGCCCAATACATGCAACACCAACAGGAGGTCTACGAGGCGACCCTCCACTGGCTCTACGTTACACGGAACCTGGCATTCCACCGCGGACAGTTCTCCGGTCCCGCAGACGTGATGTCCGCCCATGCCGGGCGAGCGCTGGTCGACATGACCCTGGAGTTCCTCGGGAATTGGCGCGTACTGGAACACGCCGCCGGCAACGCCCCCCTCCCGGCAACCGAGGTCTACAAAACGTTGGCAACCCGCTACGACCAGCTGATCAGCCGACTCACCACACCAGGGGCAACCAGCCACCAGCTACGCGTCGATCACATCACCGGGCCCGACGAAACCTGGTGGATCTGAACACGGCAGCACTGCGGCCCAGCGCTTGCAAAGACGGTCCGCGCCCGCCTCCTATGCGAACACGCCACACAACGCCACCCTACGCACCCCACACGGACACTCTCACTCCCCCTCACCCCGATCGCCGAGCTCCAGTGACTTGCTACGGCAGTCTCAGTAGCTGTTGTCGTTCCGGTCTTGAGAGGCGGGCGTCGAACGGGAGTCTCGATCGGGTGATCGCGGCGGGCTGCGGGCATGAAGGCAGGGCCTCTTGGTAGCTCGGGGTTGCGAAGCCGACCGAGATCCAGGAGACCCTGTTGCCGCAGTTTTACGTGCTCACGCCGGTGGAGTTCAACTCGGCTGCACCATCGTGTGATTGCCTCGCCCACCGGATCGGGAATGCGGTCGATCACCCGGAGCGTGTTCGGCGGTATCCCTCGGACATGACGGACGCGGAGTGGGCCGTGGTCCGGCCGCTGCTGCCGGTGCCGGGCTGGCTGCGTGGCCGGGGCGGGCAGCCGGAGGCGTACTGCCACCGGCAGATATTGGACGCCGTCCGCTACCTGGTGGACAACGGCATCAAATGGCGTGCAATGCCGGCCGACTCCCCGCCGTGGGACCGGGTCTACGCGTTCTTCCGCCGATGGCGCGAGAACGCCCTGGCCAGGGAGTTCCACGACCGGCTGCGCGGCCGAGTCCGCCTGGAGACGGGGCGGGATGCGGAGCCGACGGCCGGGGTGATCGACTCGCAGTCGGTCAAGGCGGACGCCGTGGTGGGTGCCGACAGCCGCGGCTTCGACGGCGGGAAGCTGATCAACGGACGCAAGCGGCACGTCGTCGTCGACACCCTCGGCCTGCTGCTGGGTGTGATGGTCACCGCAGCGGACATCGGTGACCGCGCCGCCGCGAAGGTGCTGCTCGAGCGAGTGGCCGACGCTCACCACCGGCTGGAACTCGTCTGGGCCGACGGCGGTTACACCGGCAGCCTCGTCGAACACTGCCTGGCCGCGCTCGCTCTGGTCCTGGCGATCGTCAAGCGCAGCGACGACACACGCGGTTTCGTGGTGCTGCCCAAGCGGTGGATCGTCGAGCGGCTCTTCGCCCACCTGATGCGAAGCCGCCGCCTGG containing:
- a CDS encoding IS5 family transposase, whose protein sequence is MTDAEWAVVRPLLPVPGWLRGRGGQPEAYCHRQILDAVRYLVDNGIKWRAMPADSPPWDRVYAFFRRWRENALAREFHDRLRGRVRLETGRDAEPTAGVIDSQSVKADAVVGADSRGFDGGKLINGRKRHVVVDTLGLLLGVMVTAADIGDRAAAKVLLERVADAHHRLELVWADGGYTGSLVEHCLAALALVLAIVKRSDDTRGFVVLPKRWIVERLFAHLMRSRRLARDFERRTTSAEAMIYWSMTMVMTRRLARSRSARA